The following proteins come from a genomic window of Amaranthus tricolor cultivar Red isolate AtriRed21 chromosome 14, ASM2621246v1, whole genome shotgun sequence:
- the LOC130799556 gene encoding pectinesterase inhibitor 9-like gives MSKPLLNLFFLSILLTILSTTLAYHHHPIHKHPKPTPNFIWSSCLSTRYPPLCFHSLKSYGSKIGRSQRQLTLAALAVSLSKARSAVGFVSQVTKVKGIKRHELEAVKDCIDTMSDSVDQLSQSFEELANLGHTNGEDFMWHMSNVQTWVSAALTDETTCVDGFSDGVHENSGKIKSSIQVRVNNVAQVTSNALALVNKYVDRFNGRAYHVKSP, from the coding sequence ATGTCAAAACCTCTCCTTAATCTCTTCTTTTTATCCATTCTCCTTACAATACTCTCTACAACACTAGCTTATCATCACCACCCAATTCACAAACACCCAAAACCCACCCCAAATTTCATATGGTCATCATGTCTTTCTACACGTTACCCTCCACTTTGCTTCCATAGCCTCAAAAGCTATGGTAGCAAGATCGGCCGCAGTCAGCGCCAACTGACGCTGGCTGCGCTAGCAGTTAGCTTATCCAAGGCTAGATCAGCCGTTGGATTTGTTTCTCAAGTAACAAAAGTTAAGGGGATAAAACGACATGAACTTGAGGCTGTAAAAGATTGTATTGATACTATGAGTGATAGTGTGGATCAGCTAAGCCAGTCATTTGAAGAGCTAGCAAATTTGGGTCATACCAACGGTGAGGATTTCATGTGGCATATGAGTAATGTTCAAACTTGGGTTAGTGCTGCTTTAACTGATGAAACTACTTGTGTTGATGGGTTTAGTGATGGTGTTCATGAAAATAGTGGGAAGattaaaagttcaattcaagtTAGGGTTAATAATGTTGCCCAAGTTACTAGTAATGCTCTTGCTTTGGTTAATAAATATGTCGATAGATTTAATGGTCGTGCTTATCACGTTAAGAGTCCTTAA